The segment GTTCCGCGCGTGCCCCGCGCGGCCCAGGCCCGCGCACGCAGGGCGATCGAGCCGTCCGCCGCCCGGGGCAGTGCCGAGCGCAACCGCTCACGCAGCCCGGCGCGGTGGTCCTCCGACAGGGAGGCCACATAGGCGGGCGCCGGCCCCTGCCCTCCCAGGAACGGCTGCCAGTAGTCGTCGAAACCCGAGAACCGGGTCGGCACCGTGATCTCGTCCACGTCGACGTCCTCAAGCCCCGCCCCGACCAGCAGCTCACCCAGCGGCGCCCGGCCGCACAGGGGAAACCTGACGGCCTCGTCCAGGGCCGCCGCGTCCGGGTCCAGGGCGGACGCGGCGTCCCAGAAGGCACGGATGGCCTCCATGCCTCCCTCCTCGAAGTCCCAGACGTACGCCCCCACCAGCCCGCCGGGCCGGACCACACGAACCATCTCGGCGGCCGCCCGTGGTGCGTCCGGTACGAAGTTGAGCACGAGCCCGCTCACGGCGACCGACGCCGTGGAGTCGGCGAAAGGCAGGTTCACCGCGTCGGCCAGGACGAACCCCGCCCGCTGGTCGGTGACGCTCTTCCGCGCGTACGCCACGTAGCCGGCCGACGGGTCGACGCCGACGACCGTCACCGGTTCGGCCACGTCGAGCACGGCCTGCGTCACCGCACCCGTGCCGCACCCGACATCGCGCCAGCTCCCCCCGGGCGCCGCACCCGTCCAGCGAACGAACCGGTGTGCCACCGGACGACTCCACCGGCCTACGTACGGCTCGTACGCCTCACCAGCCACCCACATCGGCTCACACCTCTCCGGAACCCGTCGTCCCGTGGCCATCCTGCAGCGCCGAGGAGGCGGACGACGGCACCACCGAGCCGACGCACGGGCGCCTCACCCTGCCGGGCCGGACGGGAGTGAAGCGAGGTGCTCAGCACCCTGCGCGCCACTCGGGGGTCTTGGAGGGTTCACGGCGCCTGCTGCCCCGGGTCGCCCGAGAGCTGTTCCAGAATCCTGCCGACGATCTCCGCCTCGTCGGGCTGCATTCCCTCCTGGAACAGAGCGGGGCCATGCGTTCCGTAGGCGAGGCGCTCCAGGGATGCAGCGAAGGGGCAGGCGTGATGGCCGTAGTCCCGGCGCAGTTCGTCGAGGACGACGAGCAGCTCCGGATCCTCGGTGCGGCTCGCCCGACGGCACAGCACGACGCGAACGACGAGCTGGTCCGCCGTGAGACCGGCGTAGGAACGCCCGGGTCGCCGGTCGGCGAGCGAAGCGGGGCGGTCGAGCCCCAGAGCCTCGGCGACCGCGACGGGGACGGTCCGGTCGAGGGCGGCAAGGCTCGGGAGGACGAAGTCCCAGTGCCTGCCGATGCCGCACAGGGCGCGGGCAAGCAGTCTGCACACCCAGGCGGGGGGTCCGGCCTCTGCGTCCCTCGCGTCTCGAGACGTGTCCGCGTTCCGCGCGTGCTCGGCGGCGTCGGCGAGCAGCCGGGCGGCGCCCGCCTCGTCGCCGACCTCCTTCAACCAGCGGGCCACCTCCGCGAGGGCTGCGGGTACCTCACCCGGAGCCTCGGGCTGCCACGCCGGCCGAGGGGTGTCCTGGGCGGCCGGCTCCGTGCGTGCCGCGGCCACCGTCTTCCGCGCCGCTTCACGTTCGTGGTAGTCGCGGACCGCGCCGACCGTCTGCTCGGCCTCGGTGACGTCCCCGAGGCCGAGCAGGGCACCGATGACGGCGAGGAGCGCCGACCCTTGCCCGTAGAACAGCTCCCGAGCGATCCCCAGGGCCTCCGCGGCGACCCTTCGGGCCCGGTCGCGGTCGCCGGTGCGCGTCAATGCTGTCGCGACGGCGGCCATCGCCCGGACTTGATGTTCACGCCCGCTCTCCATGGCGTCCACGACGGACTGTGCCCGGGCGACGTCGTCCGCGTCCGCGTACGCCGACGCCGCGGCTTCCAGGGCGGGTTCCCGGTGTGACCAGAACGAGAAGGATCGGGCCAGCGTTTCGGCCCGGGAGAGGGCCCCGGCGCGGGCCAGGAGGACCGCGGCGCGACTGAGCAGACCATCATTGGAGGTTCCGACCAAGGCGATCGCACGCTCCGCGAGTCGGCAAGCGAAGGCGTCCTCCTCCCCTTCCACCAGTGCCTCAGCGAGCAGGAGCAGCCGCAGCGGGGGGAGCCCTGGCGCTGTTTGTGGCAACTCCGCCGCACGCCGCGCGAGTCGACGGGCGGTGGCGGCATCTCCTTCGGCGGCGGCCGCGGCGGCGATCGTGGCCAGCATCTCGGGGTGATCAGGCAGGTACCTGGGCCTGGTGTCGAGTGCCCCGACGGCCCCACCCGCGGCACCGGCCACGGTGCCGTCGAAGCCATCATCCGGGCTCGCCGCGAGTCGTTCCGCTTCTGCGGTCATTCCGTTCTCGACCAGCCACACCGCGATGTCACGCAGAAGCTGCCTCGCCAGATGCGGCGTGCCGGCCGTGTGCGCCGTCCGTAGGGCCTTGTCGAGGGCCCCCGTCTCCAGGTGGGCGAGGGCCACCGCCTTGAGCACTTCCGGGCCGTCGAACCTGAGGCTGCGGTGCTCCGCGTACAGGGCCTCGGCTCGGGCCGTGTTGCCCGTCGTGGCGAGGGCCACAGCCAGTTCGCAGGAGGCCGTCCGGCGCTCGTCGTCGCTCGTGATCCGGCTCACGAAGGATTCGGCGAGGTCCGGTTGTCCTTGCTCCACGAGCGCCCGCACGACTCCCGGCCGTACGTGGCGGCCGAGCGCATCCAGCAAGAGTTCCGTATCCGACTGGCCCATCTTCTCCCGCAGCGCGCGGACAAGGGGCCCGACGGGAATCTCCCGCGCGACGGAGAGGGCCCGTTCCGTGTCGCCTGCCACCAAGAGCCGGACGACGACACCTTTCAGGGCGTCGGCCCTGCCGAGATCGTCGGCTACGGAACGTGCCACCTCCTCCGCCTGGTCGACGTCGTGGGCCGCGGCCATCGTGGCGGTCGTGAGCAGCCAGTTACGGCTCCGCTCGTCGGGCACGGCGCGAACGAGCCGGTGGAACTGCTCGTCCTGCCCGGTCGCAGCGAGTGCCAGAACAAGCTGGGGCAGGGCAAGGACGCCCCCGTGTTCCCGAACCGAGACAGGGTCGGGGAAGGCACGGGCCAGGGACTCGGCCCGAGCGCCCTGGCCGTCGGCAGCGAGCGCGGCGATCACGGGTATCAGCGCCGTACGGTCGGCGCCGCCGGTGTCGTCGCCGCGGTAGCCGTCGGTGCCGCCGTCGTCGGAGGTGAGGGTCAGGGCGAGGTGTTCGGCCTGGTCGAGATGGCCTGCGGCGATCTGGGCGCCCACCAGGGCGCGCAGCGCGGCCAGCCTGGCCGTCCGTGAGGGGGCCGCCCGGGCGACGCGCTCGGCGGATGTCCACTGGCCGGCGGCCGCGAGCCGCAGCACAGCGTCCCCCGTCAGCTTCTCGTCCGACACGCCCAACTCGGCGACGGTGGTGACGAGTTCGTCGATGGCATGCCGTGCCGGAGCGAGTCGGCCCTCGTCCAGGAGCGCGAGAGCCAGGCCGGTGAAAGCGGCAGCCCTGCGAGCCGGAGCGGCGAAGGAGCGGGCGAGCTGGTCGGCCCGTACCGAGTCGCCGGCAGCAGTGAGCGTCGCGGGCAGGCTGGTGGGCAGCCGGTCGCCGCGGCCGGTCAGTTCATCGCGTAGCAGCGCCAGGACGGCGGCAGTCGGCAGGTCGGGGGCGTCCTGCGCTGCGAGGGCGGCCTGGCAGGCCGCGACCTCGTGCGCCGCGGCGACATCGCCGCCGGTCAGCGCGCGCAGCCGCGCGTGCCGCGCCCGGTCGGTACCGCAGGCCGTCATGCGGTGTACGTCGCCGGTCGACTCCAGAAGGCGGAAGTAGCCGTCCAGCAGGTATTCCGGTGTGCCGTCGGGCCAGCCGGCCACCCGGTACGACTCCGCCCACGCGTGCAGGGCAGCGGCGCAGTCCGCCGTGACGCGCTCGCCGGCCTCGTCCGTGACCCGGTGCCGCTGCCCGGCGTCGGCGATGACGTGAACGGTCCCGCCGGTCCAGCGGCTCGTGGCCCGGCCGAGGCCGGTGCTGGAGGCGGCGGCGATCGCCGCGTCCAGCTCGTCCGGCGGGAGACCGGTGAGGGCCGACAGGTCGGCACGGGTCAGCCCGCCGCCGGTGACGGCGACGAGAACGGGGAGGGCCCGCTCGGGCACGGGGGCCACGCTAGACGCCCACATGGATGAACGGCACCCATGCGCTCGGGTGCCGGGGACGCCGCAGCCGTTCCCGGCTCACGGCGTCGTGCAGGAGGGTCGCGGCAGAGACCGGCGGCGAATCCGGCCGCGCGTCGGGGCGGGACTCGGTGAGCCGGCCGTAGACCGCCTTGGCCACGCGCTCGGTACTGGTGTCGAGGACGGGCGACATCGTGCCGATGACGGACTGATAGCCGCGGTAGTGCAGGACGGAGGTCACGGAGATCATCTCGTCGAGGTCCATGCGGTCCGGTGCCGCGGTGGAGCACGCGGCGAGGAAGGCGAACTCGGGGCGCCTCGCCCGGACTTCGGCGAGATCGGCGATGGTCAGGTCCTGGTCGTGCAGCACCAGGCCGGTACGCTCCGGCGACACGGGGTCCTGCCGGCCGTGGCAGTCGAAGTGGACCCGGCCGTGTCGTCCCAGCGCGCGTTTCACGTTCCCGGTGGTGGCCTGCGCCCCGTGCAGCGTGGTCAGCACGTCCTCCGGAAGAAGGCCGGTGAGGAAGTCGCGGAAGCGGGCCGTCGCCGGGAGGGCCTGGTGGCCGGCGCGGCCGCCTGCCGACACCAGGAGCAGCCGATCCCGGTCGCCCCTGTTCCCGCCCTGGTCGCCACTGCCGCTGTTCCGGCGCAGGTCCCGAGCCTTGCGGGCCGAGATCAGGCTGCGCAGGGTCGGGGTGTACGAGGACACGACCCGCTCCCCGGCCCCTCCGCGTACACCACCCGCGACCGGCCTCGGTGCGGCGGCGTGCAGCGGGAGCACCGCGAGCGGCCCGGAGGGACACCACCACAGGCGCGGGAGCTCGCCGCCCCCGCTCTCCCCGGTGCGTCCGGGCGGGGCCAGCGCCGTGAAGACGGGTGCGACGACGGTCTCCCACAGCCAGTGCAGTGTCGCCTGGACGCGCGCCTCCCGCTCCGCCCCGGTCAGTTCGTTCAACGCGGTGAGATAGCCGCGGGCGTTGCGTTGTGCTGCCCGCAGGGTCAGGGCAGGCAGCGGGACGACCCGCGGGGCGTCTTCCTCCGCCGTCACGAGCAGGGCGTGACAGCCGAACCGGCTGAGGATCACCGCCACCACGGGCCCTTCGGCGGCGGCGGGCCGGATGTCGGAGAGGTAGCTCACCGTCTGGAAGGTGGCGTCGGGCAACAGTCCCTGCGCGCGTCCGGCCGCCCGCGCCCAGCGCCGTTCGCGCCGCGCGGCGCCCTTCTCCGTGAGCCGGAGGACCAGCCCCCACCGTCGTGCGACCTCCGCGGAGGGTGTGTCGGGGCGGGCATTCCGCTCTGCCGCGACGTCGCGCTCCGCGTAGCGGTCGGGTGCCTCGCCGGACCGGCCGGGCCGTTCGAGATCACGGCAGGCCCGGTCCATGCGTCGGGCGAGGCGGCGGTTCACGGCCCGTAACTCTGCCCGGATCGTGGCGTGCAGCAGCTGGTCCCACACCACCCCGCGGCCGGTCTCCAGCAGCTCGATCGCCTCGACCGGGCGCCCGGCGGCGATGGCGCAGGCCGCCGCGTCCGCCGTGACGGCGGCCTTGAGCGCGACCTGCTCGGTCGCCGACCCCGGGCCGCCCGGGGGCGCGCCCCATCCGGTCGTCCGGGGCAGCAGGGCGACGGCGGCGACCATGTCCTCGTAGCCGGCCCCGGGCCCGTCCGAGGCCGCGCGGACACGGCCGCAGGCGTGCAGCATGCGAACCCGCTGACGGGCCGGCGCCCCCGCCATTCCGGCCAGTCGCCGCCGCAGCACGTCGAGGTCCGGCACCTGCCCCATGTCCGTCCCCCACCCGCCCGGGGGTGCGACCCGCTCGAAGGCCTCCCACTCCTCGCAACATTCGACGAGCAACGCCACCCGCGCGGCATCCGCCGCGCTGCCCGATCCCACGATCCGTTCCACGCGGGCGTCGTCCACGGCGTGTCGACGGCCGGCCGCGGCCCCTCCCGTCCGACCGCCCGCCCCTTCGCTCAGCAGCCGGATCGCCGTCACGAGGTCGGCGACGTCCTTCTCCGGGCTCCGGCGGAAGCGGAGGAGCAGTTCTGCGGACAGGGCCGTCACGGCGGCCGCTCGGCGTCGAGTGCCGGGCTTCGCGCGTGCGACCGCCGCGGTCAGGCGGTCCATGTCCGGACGGGTGTCGCTCCCGGCACGAGCGTCGCCGCGCAGACGGCGGCTCGCCCGCTCGCGGACCTGCTGCTGGAGGAGGCGGAGCCGGGCTCGTTCGCGACGCTCCTCCTCCTGCTGCTCGGGGGACTGTCGAGAGGAAACACTGGCCACAGGTGCCTCGCAGCAAGGTCGCGGACCCACGGAACATGACGGATGGTCATCTACCTTACTGTCATCGGCTCTTGATTGATTTCCCGAATGGACCGGCATCCGTTCCGCCGCGCCGCTAGGTTCTGCGTACATGGAGGACGAGCTGCGGCAGATGGCCGCCGAGGTCTTGGCGGATGTCGAAGTCTGGCAGCTCCGTGCCAGGAACTGGGAAGTGGTCGGACACGGCCTGAGGGCCATGCGGGATGCGCTCGCAGCGGGAGACCTCGTTGCCTTCCAGGAGGCCCTGGGGGATGTCGAGCTGGCAGGCCCTCAGCGCATCTCCGGGCTGGAGGACAGCGCCATGCTGCCGCTGCCGGAGCAGTATCGCGAACGACTCGACGAGCTGGTCCATGCCCTGGACGGCGACAACCCGGGCTCCCGCGCCGCATCGGGCGCCGACGCCGCAGGTCCGGATGCTCCGAGCTGAGGCGCTGGGGGTGCATCTCTTCGTCGTCACCACAGGGGACGACCGGCACGACGCTCTCGCCTTCGTCCGGAATCTGTGGGACACCTGCGGCGAGGTGCTCGGGATGGCCGTACCGGTGGAGGGCACCGGTACGGAGGTGGAACCGGGGGGCGGCTGGGACGCGTGCCTGCCGGGAGCGGCCGGGAGCGCGGACGTCCGGGGCACACAGGGGCTGCTCGCGGCGAGGAGACGACCGGGACCGGGGGTGTGGCAGGCCGCGCTCCGGCGGGAGCACGATGTCCTGTGCCTGTCGGTCATGCTGGCGCCCGACGCCGCCGACGGTCTGGGCTGGGCGGAACTGGACGCGCAGTGGTCACGGGTCGTGCGGACGGCTCGGAGCACACAGCGGCACGAGGCAGGCGTAATCGGATCGGCCCGGCTGTATCTGGCTCGACTGTCCGAGCCGGATCCTCGTCCTCCGAACGGGGTCTCGGCTGCGCCCTCGGTGGCGCC is part of the Streptomyces sp. NBC_00250 genome and harbors:
- a CDS encoding class I SAM-dependent methyltransferase; its protein translation is MATGRRVPERCEPMWVAGEAYEPYVGRWSRPVAHRFVRWTGAAPGGSWRDVGCGTGAVTQAVLDVAEPVTVVGVDPSAGYVAYARKSVTDQRAGFVLADAVNLPFADSTASVAVSGLVLNFVPDAPRAAAEMVRVVRPGGLVGAYVWDFEEGGMEAIRAFWDAASALDPDAAALDEAVRFPLCGRAPLGELLVGAGLEDVDVDEITVPTRFSGFDDYWQPFLGGQGPAPAYVASLSEDHRAGLRERLRSALPRAADGSIALRARAWAARGTRGT
- a CDS encoding CHAT domain-containing protein yields the protein MASVSSRQSPEQQEEERRERARLRLLQQQVRERASRRLRGDARAGSDTRPDMDRLTAAVARAKPGTRRRAAAVTALSAELLLRFRRSPEKDVADLVTAIRLLSEGAGGRTGGAAAGRRHAVDDARVERIVGSGSAADAARVALLVECCEEWEAFERVAPPGGWGTDMGQVPDLDVLRRRLAGMAGAPARQRVRMLHACGRVRAASDGPGAGYEDMVAAVALLPRTTGWGAPPGGPGSATEQVALKAAVTADAAACAIAAGRPVEAIELLETGRGVVWDQLLHATIRAELRAVNRRLARRMDRACRDLERPGRSGEAPDRYAERDVAAERNARPDTPSAEVARRWGLVLRLTEKGAARRERRWARAAGRAQGLLPDATFQTVSYLSDIRPAAAEGPVVAVILSRFGCHALLVTAEEDAPRVVPLPALTLRAAQRNARGYLTALNELTGAEREARVQATLHWLWETVVAPVFTALAPPGRTGESGGGELPRLWWCPSGPLAVLPLHAAAPRPVAGGVRGGAGERVVSSYTPTLRSLISARKARDLRRNSGSGDQGGNRGDRDRLLLVSAGGRAGHQALPATARFRDFLTGLLPEDVLTTLHGAQATTGNVKRALGRHGRVHFDCHGRQDPVSPERTGLVLHDQDLTIADLAEVRARRPEFAFLAACSTAAPDRMDLDEMISVTSVLHYRGYQSVIGTMSPVLDTSTERVAKAVYGRLTESRPDARPDSPPVSAATLLHDAVSRERLRRPRHPSAWVPFIHVGV
- a CDS encoding CATRA system-associated protein; translation: MEDELRQMAAEVLADVEVWQLRARNWEVVGHGLRAMRDALAAGDLVAFQEALGDVELAGPQRISGLEDSAMLPLPEQYRERLDELVHALDGDNPGSRAASGADAAGPDAPS